Proteins encoded together in one Rhinopithecus roxellana isolate Shanxi Qingling chromosome 3, ASM756505v1, whole genome shotgun sequence window:
- the LOC104669765 gene encoding tubulin beta-8 chain gives MREIVLTQAGQCGNQIGAKFWEVISDEHAIDSAGTYHGDSRLQLERIDVYYNEACGGRYVPRAVLVDLEPGTLDSVRSGPFGQIFRPDNFIFGQCGAGNNWAKGHYTEGAELMESVMDVVRKEAESCDCLQGFQLTHSLGGGTGSGMGTLLLSKIREEYPDRIINTFSILPSPKVSDTVVEPYNATLSVHQLIENADETFCIDNEALYDICSRTLKLPTPTYGDLNHLVSATMSGVTTCLRFPGQLNADLRKLAVNMVPFPRLHFFMPGFAPLTSRGSQQYRALTVAELTQQMFDARNMMAACDPRHGRYLTAAAIFRGRMPMREVDEQMFNIQNKNSSYFADWLPHNVKTAVCDIPPRGLKMSATFIGNNTAIQELFKRVSEQFTAMFRRKAFLHWYTSEGMDEMEFTEAESNMNDLVSEYQQYQDATAEEEEEFEEYAEEEEEA, from the exons ATGAGGGAGATTGTGCTCACGCAGGCCGGGCAGTGCGGGAACCAGATCGGCGCCAAG TTCTGGGAGGTGATCTCGGATGAACACGCCATCGACTCCGCGGGCACCTACCACGGGGACAGCCGCCTGCAACTGGAGCGCATCGACGTGTACTACAACGAGGCCTGCG GTGGCAGGTACGTGCCCCGCGCTGTGCTGGTGGATCTGGAGCCGGGCACCCTGGACTCTGTGCGCTCGGGGCCCTTTGGGCAGATCTTCAGGCCGGACAACTTCATCTTCG GTCAGTGTGGGGCCGGAAACAACTGGGCCAAGGGGCACTACACAGAAGGCGCGGAGCTGATGGAGTCAGTGATGGACGTTGTCAGAAAGGAGGCTGAGAGCTgtgactgcctgcagggtttCCAGCTGACCCACTCCCTGGGTGGGGGGACGGGGTCTGGGATGGGCACCCTTCTGCTCAGTAAGATCCGGGAGGAGTACCCAGACAGGATCATAAACACATTCAGCATCCTGCCCTCGCCCAAGGTGTCAGACACGGTGGTGGAGCCCTATAATGCCACCCTCTCGGTCCACCAGCTCATAGAAAATGCAGACGAGACCTTCTGTATAGACAACGAAGCGCTCTACGACATCTGTTCCAGGACCCTAAAACTGCCCACGCCCACCTACGGTGACCTGAACCACCTGGTGTCTGCCACCATGAGCGGGGTCACCACGTGCCTGCGCTTCCCCGGCCAGCTGAATGCTGACCTGCGGAAGCTGGCTGTGAACATGGTCCCGTTTCCCCGGCTGCATTTCTTCATGCCTGGCTTTGCCCCACTGACCAGCCGGGGCAGCCAGCAGTACCGGGCCCTGACGGTGGCTGAGCTTACGCAGCAGATGTTTGATGCTAGGAATATGATGGCCGCGTGTGACCCCCGCCATGGCCGCTACCTAACGGCAGCTGCCATTTTCAGGGGTCGCATGCCCATGAGGGAGGTGGATGAACAAATGTTCAACATTCAAAATAAGAACAGCAGCTACTTCGCTGACTGGCTCCCCCACAACGTCAAAACGGCCGTCTGTGACATCCCACCCCGGGGGCTAAAAATGTCAGCCACCTTCATTGGGAACAACACGGCCATCCAGGAACTCTTCAAGCGTGTCTCAGAGCAGTTTACAGCGATGTTCCGGCGCAAGGCCTTCCTCCATTGGTATACCAGCGAGGGAATGGATGAGATGGAATTTACCGAGGCGGAGAGCAATATGAACGACCTGGTTTCTGAGTATCAACAGTATCAGGATGCCACggccgaggaggaggaggagtttgaGGAGtatgcagaggaggaggaggaggcctaG